From a single Caloramator mitchellensis genomic region:
- a CDS encoding polysaccharide biosynthesis protein, producing MMKDGKALLKNLRDIKIEDLLRRDPINLDIKGIEEYIKNKKILVTGGGGSIGSELARQISRFNPSELIILDINENAVYELEHELKFKYPDLNIKVIIASIRDKGRIDRIFNTSRPNIVFHAAAHKHVPLMENNPSN from the coding sequence ATGATGAAGGATGGAAAGGCTCTTTTAAAAAACCTAAGGGACATTAAAATAGAAGACCTATTAAGAAGAGACCCAATAAACCTTGACATTAAGGGAATTGAAGAATATATAAAGAATAAGAAAATACTAGTTACTGGTGGAGGAGGCTCAATAGGCTCTGAACTTGCAAGGCAGATTTCAAGGTTCAATCCATCAGAGCTAATCATACTTGATATAAACGAAAACGCAGTATACGAACTAGAACACGAATTAAAATTCAAATATCCAGACCTAAACATAAAAGTAATAATAGCATCGATAAGGGATAAGGGAAGAATAGACAGGATATTCAACACCTCTAGACCAAACATAGTATTCCACGCAGCAGCACATAAACATGTTCCTCTAATGGAAAACAATCCCAGCAATTAA